The genomic stretch CTCGTGCTCGCGCGCTCTCCTCTCCGCCGATCTGGTCCTATTGGACTGTTGAAATGTCTAGTGTTTTGATTGATCTTATGGTGCTGTCAGGGGATCGACTTATTGGCAGCACCGGCCTGTTCCGGAGGCATGCGGCGAGGCGGCGGATTTCGTCATTCCAGCCGCTCAGCATGGGACGACGCTCCTGCAAAATCGCTGGAAGGAAGGTGATGTGCTATTGCCATGATCTTCTGGACTACTGGCTGTGCATATTTTGGCTCGGGAAGCCTCTGATTGGAATAGAGTAAATGGATGCAGCAACAAATATCAGTGTGTTCCGAATTTTCGTTTGACTCTAAGGATCCGAGCTAGCTTTTGCTGCTAAGTAGTCTAGTTTTAATTTACTTTCCATTAGGATAATTGtgtaggaaaaaaaaaactaaaaacaggAAGCAGCTTTCTTTTCTTGTTTAATGTAGTTAGCTTTAACGTCTCAATATGTATCCTCACGCCAGTTGTTTCTTTGATTCAGGATGCCCAGAatttgaagaagatgaagcgcAACAGCAAAATTGGAAAAGAAATTGTTGCAGCGTAGGTGTTGCTGGACGCTGTCGCCCGTGCCGACCTCGTCCTCTGAGCCTGAGTCGTTCCCGGCGTCGGAGAAGGACAGGGGGCCGAAGCCCTGGGCGAGCACCTCGGCGGCCGCCCGCTCCGCCTTGCGCCGCTGCGCCGTCACCGTCCGGAGCTGCTCCTCCAGCTCCACCACCTGCAGCGACGGGCTCGGTCATTAAGCCGCCGAGAATGCGaagaggaaggaaggaaggtagCCAGTGGCATTGTGGACAAAATTTTTTTGTTGTCGAGACCAAATAGTTCAGGGGTATTCAAGTCTATTGTCAGGCTATTTAACTGCTGCTAGGCTTAAAAATGGACGGAATGACACACGGGTATAACCGAAGATGAAGTTGGGTACAACGGTGCGAATCAACTTTTTAGTGGCTTTATGGTTTGGTCAATCTTTCATAATGGCATACAGGTAAGATTGACCATTACCAAAGATTGACCAAACCAGTACCGTGCTCCAAGGCTCCGTCGCCGGCCAAGAGACGCGTTGTACAGGCACATCGTCTTCGCTTCGTCGGTGCAGGATCCAGTTGTGGCCCGAT from Sorghum bicolor cultivar BTx623 chromosome 3, Sorghum_bicolor_NCBIv3, whole genome shotgun sequence encodes the following:
- the LOC8055274 gene encoding uncharacterized protein LOC8055274, which translates into the protein MSLESAAPRHHPGAALRRAADACAYSPAAAGTGPPGHHGVHRACSCGAPPQGLVPVLLRFRSPGSVAPPRGSTYWQHRPVPEACGEAADFVIPAAQHGTTLLQNRWKEGCPEFEEDEAQQQNWKRNCCSVGVAGRCRPCRPRPLSLSRSRRRRRTGGRSPGRAPRRPPAPPCAAAPSPSGAAPPAPPPAATGSVIKPPRMRRGRKEGYCRLSSRWKANCFKGQIRSC